In one window of Pseudomonadota bacterium DNA:
- the argH gene encoding argininosuccinate lyase, whose amino-acid sequence MKAWGGRFKGKTNPLMERFSASIRFDWTLFEYDIEGSKAHAEMLKKIGILTEKEKRTIVTALDEIKREIKGGKLSFSDAMEDIHMHIEARLIEKIGDAGKKLHTGRSRNDQVSLDMRMFLKEELNNIDECLCRLLKGLIGRAEKEKRTIMPGYTHMQRAQVITFSHYLMAYYYMFKRDRERLKDIKKGVDVLPLGSGALAGSTIPLDREYVRQRLGFSKISENSIDAVSDRDFVLDAIFCFAMIMIHLSRISEDLIIFSTEEFSFVTLPDELCTGSSLMPHKKNPDGLELIRGKSSRVIGDLFSMFSMMKALPLAYNRDLQEDKEPLFHAISTAKDAISIMELCIKGMMVNKKRMEAAVYDSFMPAVEMAEYLTIKGIPFREAHGIVGKLVRGCEEKGKSLWEMKIGDIKKYSRAFGNDVFDYINPRNILKNRKTTGAASFKGVEKEINEEKIYLNS is encoded by the coding sequence ATGAAGGCGTGGGGAGGTAGATTTAAAGGTAAAACAAACCCCCTTATGGAGAGATTCAGTGCCTCTATCCGCTTTGATTGGACGCTTTTTGAATACGATATTGAGGGGAGTAAGGCACATGCCGAGATGCTAAAGAAGATTGGTATCTTAACGGAGAAAGAAAAAAGAACAATCGTAACTGCCCTTGATGAAATAAAAAGGGAGATTAAAGGAGGGAAACTTTCATTCTCAGATGCGATGGAAGATATACACATGCATATAGAAGCGCGGCTTATAGAGAAAATAGGGGATGCAGGGAAAAAGCTCCATACAGGAAGAAGCAGGAATGACCAGGTCTCTCTTGATATGAGGATGTTTTTAAAAGAAGAGCTTAACAACATAGATGAGTGCCTGTGCAGACTGCTTAAGGGTTTAATAGGCAGGGCAGAGAAAGAGAAAAGGACTATTATGCCAGGGTATACCCACATGCAGAGGGCCCAGGTAATCACCTTTTCCCATTATTTGATGGCGTACTACTATATGTTCAAAAGGGACAGGGAAAGGCTCAAGGATATAAAAAAGGGGGTAGATGTTTTGCCCCTTGGAAGTGGTGCACTTGCAGGTTCGACCATACCATTGGACAGGGAGTATGTGAGGCAGAGATTGGGCTTCTCAAAGATTTCTGAAAATAGTATTGATGCGGTGTCTGATAGGGATTTTGTTCTGGATGCCATCTTTTGCTTTGCCATGATAATGATACATCTCTCAAGGATCTCAGAGGATCTCATAATCTTTTCTACAGAGGAGTTTTCATTTGTTACATTGCCTGATGAGTTATGCACAGGCAGTAGTCTCATGCCTCATAAAAAGAACCCTGATGGATTGGAGCTGATAAGGGGCAAATCGTCCCGCGTTATCGGTGACCTCTTCAGTATGTTTTCAATGATGAAGGCCCTTCCGCTCGCTTATAACAGAGACCTCCAGGAAGATAAGGAACCTCTATTCCATGCAATAAGTACTGCAAAAGATGCGATTTCTATCATGGAACTGTGTATAAAGGGTATGATGGTAAACAAAAAAAGGATGGAAGCTGCTGTATATGATAGCTTTATGCCGGCTGTTGAGATGGCAGAATATCTCACTATAAAAGGGATACCCTTCAGGGAAGCACATGGAATAGTTGGTAAACTGGTGAGAGGGTGTGAGGAAAAAGGTAAATCCCTGTGGGAGATGAAGATTGGAGATATAAAAAAATATTCCAGGGCCTTTGGGAATGATGTTTTTGATTATATCAATCCCCGTAACATCTTAAAGAATAGAAAAACCACAGGGGCTGCTTCTTTTAAAGGGGTTGAAAAAGAAATTAATGAAGAAAAGATATATCTTAATTCTTAG
- a CDS encoding YggS family pyridoxal phosphate-dependent enzyme, with protein MKKIEDSIKRVKERIARACSRAGRSELSVRLIGVTKGVDIERIRDAASCGIGDFGENYIQEAKRKIEGFEQGVCWHMIGYVQTNKVKYIQRLFNYVHSVDRWELLEGLDRYEKDIKVLFELNLSGETSKYGTTEENLRRMLRKVNTLRHVKPIGLMTMAPYTETPEEVRGIFSGLREIMQRANREFLLDMKELSMGMSSDFEVAIEEGATMVRIGTAIFGERT; from the coding sequence TTGAAGAAGATTGAAGACTCGATCAAGCGTGTAAAGGAAAGAATAGCGAGGGCTTGTAGCAGGGCAGGTAGATCTGAACTAAGTGTGCGATTAATTGGTGTTACTAAGGGTGTTGACATCGAAAGGATACGGGATGCTGCCTCCTGTGGTATTGGGGATTTCGGGGAAAATTATATTCAAGAGGCAAAGAGAAAAATCGAAGGATTCGAGCAAGGCGTTTGCTGGCATATGATTGGTTATGTACAGACAAATAAGGTAAAATATATACAAAGACTTTTTAATTACGTTCATTCGGTTGACAGATGGGAACTTCTTGAGGGCCTCGATAGATATGAAAAGGATATAAAGGTTCTGTTCGAGTTGAATCTCTCCGGCGAAACCTCCAAATACGGGACTACAGAAGAAAATCTGAGGAGAATGCTAAGAAAGGTTAATACATTAAGACATGTGAAACCCATTGGGCTTATGACTATGGCACCGTATACTGAAACACCTGAGGAAGTAAGGGGCATTTTCAGTGGATTAAGGGAGATTATGCAAAGGGCTAATAGGGAGTTTTTACTGGATATGAAGGAACTCTCTATGGGAATGTCTTCAGATTTTGAAGTAGCAATCGAGGAGGGCGCTACCATGGTAAGAATTGGTACAGCAATATTTGGTGAAAGAACATGA